A genomic region of Peptoniphilus sp. ING2-D1G contains the following coding sequences:
- a CDS encoding putative secreted protein (Hypothetical protein) has protein sequence MIKNVSFTKILYLSFFVLFVFSTAVYADMGPKPEIVVTVENFGFNTKIYPSSESENFRFDQDWADELDEDFVKEYKIMNRGNDGAPVMSDVKLKDDTLTYKLYYRVPENLRFVIVKDGEVRTSNFIDIKAFNEKLSLDLETMELKRDLPIFFLYILQFFKTFIPTILIELGVLILFGYSLEKNIKAFLVINLVTQGLLNVASTYIFLFGGLLALYLTILPLEIFVLIIESIYYKNNLVGQSKIRNISYGIFANISSFVAGMFIYTYPF, from the coding sequence ATGATAAAAAATGTTTCATTTACAAAAATATTATATCTGTCCTTTTTTGTGTTGTTTGTATTCTCGACTGCTGTTTATGCCGATATGGGACCTAAGCCTGAAATTGTCGTTACGGTGGAGAATTTTGGATTTAACACAAAAATATACCCTTCGTCGGAATCGGAGAACTTCAGGTTTGATCAGGACTGGGCAGATGAATTGGACGAAGATTTTGTCAAAGAGTACAAAATAATGAACAGGGGCAATGATGGAGCGCCTGTAATGAGCGATGTAAAACTAAAGGATGACACCTTGACATACAAGCTGTATTATAGAGTTCCCGAGAATTTGAGATTTGTAATTGTAAAAGACGGCGAAGTGAGAACAAGCAATTTCATAGATATCAAAGCCTTTAACGAAAAGCTGTCCCTTGATCTTGAAACCATGGAACTCAAAAGAGATTTGCCGATTTTTTTCTTATACATCCTACAGTTTTTCAAGACTTTCATTCCTACGATTTTGATAGAATTGGGAGTGCTGATTTTATTCGGTTATAGTTTAGAGAAAAACATCAAAGCCTTTTTAGTGATAAATTTAGTTACTCAAGGACTGTTAAATGTAGCATCTACCTATATCTTCCTGTTCGGCGGGCTGCTTGCGTTATATTTGACAATACTACCCCTTGAAATATTTGTTCTAATAATAGAATCGATTTATTACAAAAACAATCTTGTGGGACAAAGTAAGATTAGAAATATTTCATATGGGATTTTTGCCAATATTTCAAGCTTTGTAGCGGGGATGTTCATCTACACATATCCTTTTTAA
- the gcp gene encoding putative tRNA threonylcarbamoyladenosine biosynthesis protein Gcp (Required for the formation of a threonylcarbamoyl group on adenosine at position 37 (t6A37) in tRNAs that read codons beginning with adenine. Is involved in the transfer of the threonylcarbamoyl moiety of threonylcarbamoyl-AMP (TC-AMP) to the N6 group of A37, together with TsaE and TsaB. TsaD likely plays a direct catalytic role in this reaction; High confidence in function and specificity): MESSCDETAAAVVEDGRYILSNVVASQIKTHEKFGGVVPEIASRQHVEAINRVLFKAVEDAKTKTEDIDLVVATMGPGLVGALLIGLSAAKAFAYGIGRKFIGVNHIYGHVCANYITHKSLEPPFVGLIVSGGHTYLIKVNNYVDFELIGRTRDDACGEAYDKVARAVGLGYPGGPIIDKLAAQGIETVEFPRVMLEEDSYDFSFSGLKTAVINYLHNKEQKGEEYRVEDVAKSFQNAVIDVLTEKTLKLVGELNLNKIVLSGGVSANSGLRSRFEEIAKERDLEIYYPDISLCTDNAAMIASAGYYVYKAGNYGMRFYANPNLSL, from the coding sequence ATAGAGAGTTCATGTGATGAAACTGCAGCAGCTGTGGTTGAAGACGGAAGATATATTTTGTCAAATGTAGTAGCATCTCAAATAAAAACGCATGAAAAATTCGGAGGGGTAGTTCCGGAAATTGCATCAAGACAACATGTGGAGGCGATAAATCGAGTTTTATTTAAAGCTGTTGAAGATGCGAAGACAAAAACTGAAGACATAGATTTGGTAGTTGCGACAATGGGGCCCGGACTTGTAGGAGCTCTTTTAATAGGACTTAGCGCAGCAAAGGCTTTCGCCTATGGAATCGGACGAAAGTTCATAGGAGTAAATCACATTTATGGGCATGTTTGTGCAAATTATATAACTCATAAAAGTTTGGAGCCTCCCTTTGTGGGTCTTATAGTTTCAGGAGGACATACTTATTTGATAAAAGTTAATAATTATGTAGATTTTGAGTTAATAGGCAGAACGAGAGATGATGCATGCGGAGAAGCCTATGATAAAGTCGCAAGAGCCGTAGGACTTGGCTATCCTGGAGGACCTATAATCGACAAGCTCGCTGCCCAAGGAATTGAAACTGTTGAATTTCCAAGAGTAATGTTGGAAGAGGACTCCTATGATTTTTCCTTCAGCGGTCTAAAAACAGCTGTGATAAATTATCTTCATAATAAAGAACAAAAGGGAGAAGAATACAGAGTTGAAGATGTTGCAAAGTCTTTTCAAAATGCGGTAATAGATGTACTTACGGAAAAGACTTTAAAACTTGTAGGTGAATTGAACTTAAACAAAATAGTACTTTCAGGAGGAGTTTCGGCAAATAGCGGCTTGAGAAGCAGATTTGAGGAGATTGCAAAGGAAAGGGATTTAGAGATATATTATCCGGATATCAGCCTTTGTACAGATAATGCCGCTATGATAGCATCGGCAGGATATTATGTGTATAAAGCGGGAAATTACGGTATGCGTTTCTATGCGAATCCGAATTTATCATTGTAA
- a CDS encoding nitroreductase family protein (The nitroreductase family comprises a group of FMN-or FAD-dependent and NAD(P)H-dependent enzymes able to metabolize nitrosubstituted compounds; High confidence in function and specificity), which yields MFEELIKKRRSIRKYSDKKLDKKDLDRILKAGLYSPTAKNRDCLHFILVEDKDTLHKLSQFKKHGASFIKDAEAAVAVLTDKELADITYSQDACIAATFLMLAATDLGIGSCFVNARSTDDKKGLNARKNIMEILDIPENYNVECVISLGYPANDVPEKEPFEFETHVSYEKF from the coding sequence ATGTTTGAAGAGTTGATAAAAAAAAGAAGAAGTATAAGAAAATACAGCGATAAAAAATTAGATAAAAAAGATTTGGATAGGATTTTAAAAGCGGGGCTATATTCTCCGACAGCAAAAAACAGAGATTGTCTGCATTTTATTTTAGTAGAAGATAAAGACACTCTGCACAAATTATCTCAATTTAAAAAGCATGGTGCAAGCTTTATAAAAGACGCCGAGGCAGCCGTTGCGGTGTTGACTGATAAAGAACTTGCCGATATCACGTATAGTCAGGATGCTTGTATAGCTGCTACATTTTTAATGCTTGCCGCTACGGATTTAGGGATAGGTTCTTGTTTTGTAAATGCTCGTTCAACTGACGATAAAAAAGGTTTAAATGCAAGGAAGAACATAATGGAAATTTTGGATATACCTGAAAATTACAATGTTGAATGTGTGATTTCTCTGGGATATCCCGCAAATGATGTGCCTGAAAAAGAGCCCTTTGAATTTGAGACTCATGTGAGTTATGAGAAATTTTAA
- a CDS encoding ribosomal-protein-alanine acetyltransferase (Members of this model belong to the GCN5-related N-acetyltransferase (GNAT) superfamily. This model covers prokarotes and the archaea. The seed contains a characterized accession for Gram negative E. coli. An untraceable characterized accession (PIR|S66013) for Gram positive B. subtilis scores well (205.0) in the full alignment. Characterized members are lacking in the archaea. Noise cutoff (72.4) was set to exclude M. loti paralog of rimI. Trusted cutoff (80.0) was set at next highest scoring member in the mini-database. [Protein synthesis, Ribosomal proteins: synthesis and modification]; Family membership) translates to MESFLKGEKNESYGLIYEDGMVGYILTSKLLDELTIDRVAINEKYRGYGLSFVLMNKIIDKNKDFNFTLEVSEKNERAIRFYKSCGFKAEGKRKDYYAQGESAIIMWRKII, encoded by the coding sequence ATAGAAAGTTTTTTAAAAGGAGAGAAGAATGAATCCTATGGACTGATTTATGAAGATGGAATGGTAGGATATATTTTAACATCCAAGTTGCTTGATGAATTGACCATTGACAGAGTTGCAATAAATGAGAAATATAGAGGATATGGATTGTCTTTTGTATTAATGAACAAGATTATAGATAAAAACAAAGATTTTAATTTCACCTTGGAAGTCAGCGAAAAAAACGAAAGAGCTATTCGTTTTTATAAAAGTTGCGGTTTTAAAGCGGAGGGAAAGAGGAAGGATTACTATGCACAAGGTGAAAGTGCGATAATTATGTGGAGGAAGATTATTTGA
- a CDS encoding putative aconitase (putative Aconitase X catalytic domain. It is predicted by comparative genomic analysis. The proteins are mainly found in archaea and proteobacteria. They are distantly related to Aconitase family of proteins by sequence similarity and seconary structure prediction. The functions have not yet been experimentally characterized. Thus, the prediction should be treated with caution; Family membership), whose amino-acid sequence MLNISGSYTIYHVLGITPEALDLESATGSKKIKKEIPITQKDIMEMKKSYLPNKKIDFVMLGCPHYTFDQVLNLLSALKIKKSEVPIFILTSRAIIELLNYLGIEEELKHLGADLVPDTCVDEKLVWGYLKNKRGLSDSAKCSYYMSSFGVDIKVLSQKDCIRLAQGEELYV is encoded by the coding sequence ATGCTGAATATCTCAGGTTCATACACTATTTACCACGTTCTCGGTATAACTCCCGAAGCCTTGGACTTAGAATCCGCAACGGGTAGCAAAAAAATTAAAAAAGAAATACCAATAACACAAAAAGATATAATGGAAATGAAAAAATCCTATCTTCCCAACAAAAAAATAGATTTTGTGATGCTCGGATGCCCACACTATACCTTTGATCAAGTGTTGAACTTACTTTCTGCATTAAAAATCAAAAAATCAGAGGTTCCTATATTTATATTGACCTCGCGTGCAATTATAGAATTATTAAATTATTTAGGGATAGAAGAAGAGCTTAAACATTTAGGAGCAGACCTCGTTCCCGATACCTGTGTGGATGAAAAACTCGTCTGGGGATATCTTAAAAATAAAAGAGGCCTTTCTGATTCTGCGAAATGTTCCTATTATATGTCGTCCTTCGGTGTCGACATCAAGGTTTTGAGTCAAAAAGACTGTATAAGATTAGCGCAAGGAGAGGAATTATATGTCTAA
- a CDS encoding tRNA A37 threonylcarbamoyladenosine biosynthesis protein TsaE [ (tRNA A37 threonylcarbamoyladenosine biosynthesis protein TsaE [Translation, ribosomal structure and biogenesis]; High confidence in function and specificity), translating into MVLNNTKETAELGLKLGAFLKAGDVVCLNGDLGSGKTTLTKSIGKGMGVEDYITSPTFTIINEYYSKLNLYHFDTYRLENIEDMEYLGFDEYFYGNGVCVIEWADKIKEFLPEDYLELNIERIDENKRKIIFKAVGKRSEELLDNLTEVCA; encoded by the coding sequence ATGGTACTGAACAATACTAAGGAAACGGCGGAACTGGGATTAAAACTCGGGGCTTTTCTAAAGGCCGGAGATGTTGTTTGCCTTAATGGAGATTTAGGAAGTGGAAAGACAACTTTGACAAAGAGCATAGGAAAAGGCATGGGTGTAGAGGATTATATAACCTCTCCTACCTTTACAATAATAAATGAATATTACAGCAAACTCAATCTCTATCATTTTGACACCTATAGGCTTGAAAACATAGAAGATATGGAATATTTAGGATTTGATGAGTATTTTTATGGAAACGGAGTTTGTGTTATTGAATGGGCGGATAAGATAAAGGAATTTTTACCCGAGGATTATCTTGAGCTGAATATAGAAAGAATAGATGAGAATAAACGAAAAATAATTTTCAAAGCTGTTGGAAAGAGATCTGAAGAACTTCTTGATAATTTAACGGAGGTATGTGCATGA
- a CDS encoding O-sialoglycoprotein endopeptidase (This domain was identified in proteins including Kae1 and Gcp (YgjD), which were originally thought to be endopeptidases belonging to the peptidase M22 family. However, there is a lack of experimental evidence to support peptidase activity as a general property, and this has not been confirmed in other orthologues; High confidence in function and specificity), which yields MIVLGIDTSTMRTSVGLIKDEEEIASFEITSSVNNSEDLTDMIADIFNKLDIRIQDIDLIGVGVGPGSYTGTRIAVTVARVLAQTLDKKIKAVSSLKSLSYHYEGDRVILSILDARRARGYYGIYKNNSGNIKTVKEDSVDDFEHIKKELSGQKVVILGKDSEKLIDCFKSDIDIIKLSNCQIKGSYIAKLALEEFKNSGEDEIEEVLPNYINKSQAEREYEKRKNNN from the coding sequence ATGATAGTGCTTGGAATTGATACATCGACGATGAGGACCTCGGTGGGCCTTATAAAGGATGAAGAAGAGATAGCTTCCTTTGAAATAACATCTTCCGTAAATAATTCTGAAGACTTAACGGATATGATTGCCGATATTTTTAATAAATTGGACATAAGAATACAGGATATAGATTTAATTGGAGTGGGAGTAGGGCCCGGATCTTATACAGGCACAAGAATTGCTGTAACGGTGGCAAGGGTGTTGGCACAAACCTTAGACAAAAAAATAAAGGCGGTGTCTTCTCTTAAATCTCTATCATATCATTATGAAGGAGATAGGGTTATTCTTTCTATATTAGATGCCAGAAGAGCAAGAGGATACTACGGGATTTATAAAAATAATTCTGGAAATATAAAAACTGTTAAAGAAGATTCAGTAGATGACTTTGAACATATAAAGAAGGAACTCAGTGGGCAAAAAGTCGTTATTTTAGGCAAAGATTCTGAAAAGCTGATTGACTGTTTTAAATCCGACATCGATATTATAAAGTTATCGAATTGTCAAATCAAAGGTTCTTATATAGCAAAACTCGCTTTGGAGGAATTTAAAAACAGTGGTGAAGATGAAATTGAGGAAGTTTTGCCCAACTATATAAACAAATCTCAGGCAGAAAGAGAATATGAAAAGAGAAAAAACAATAATTAA
- the glsA gene encoding Glutaminase (Glutaminases deaminate glutamine to glutamate. In Bacillus subtilis, glutaminase is encoded by glnA, which is part of an operon, glnA-glnT (formerly ybgJ-ybgH), where glnT encodes a glutamine transporter. The glnA-glnT operon is regulated by the 2-component system GlnK-GlnL in response to glutamine; High confidence in function and specificity) yields the protein MQEILQRAYSYASKYLDRGRVADYIPELSKEDKNNLAGVIIDKDKEIYKIGLYDYKFSIQSIAKVAIYLCVLETCGFEEIKKHVGVKPSSKSFNSIIELELSNKRIPVNPFINAGAIVCTSLLQKKYGEDTFGVILSKLRLLADNENLNYSDLIFNSEKRTSYANRALANLMLSHNIISRKLNIEEFLDSYFKSCSVMVSTLDLAKMSYTLSEDGVNYSGENVLSSENARIIRTLMATCGTYDYSGEFAIRIGVPAKSGVGGGIMTAFMNKFGLATYCPGLDSHGNSYSGMRFLNSVSDDLNLKIY from the coding sequence TTGCAAGAGATATTACAAAGAGCCTATTCTTATGCATCTAAGTATTTAGATCGAGGAAGAGTGGCTGATTATATACCGGAACTAAGTAAAGAAGATAAAAACAATCTTGCCGGGGTTATAATCGATAAGGATAAAGAGATATATAAAATAGGATTATACGATTATAAATTCAGCATACAAAGTATAGCAAAGGTAGCAATCTACTTATGTGTTTTAGAAACTTGCGGTTTTGAGGAAATAAAAAAACACGTCGGTGTAAAGCCTTCTTCAAAATCCTTTAACAGCATTATAGAGTTGGAGCTGAGCAATAAAAGAATACCTGTCAATCCCTTTATCAATGCGGGTGCAATAGTGTGCACATCACTTTTGCAAAAAAAATACGGTGAAGATACTTTTGGTGTAATTTTAAGTAAATTAAGACTTTTGGCCGACAATGAAAATTTAAATTATTCGGATTTGATATTTAATTCAGAAAAGAGAACGTCCTATGCAAATAGAGCTCTTGCAAACTTAATGCTTTCACACAACATAATTTCAAGGAAATTAAATATTGAGGAATTTCTTGATAGTTATTTTAAAAGTTGTTCGGTCATGGTAAGTACCTTGGATTTGGCGAAGATGAGCTATACACTTTCTGAAGACGGAGTAAACTACAGTGGGGAAAATGTCTTATCATCTGAAAATGCAAGAATCATAAGAACTCTTATGGCGACATGCGGTACATACGATTATTCGGGAGAATTCGCCATAAGGATAGGAGTACCGGCAAAAAGTGGAGTGGGAGGAGGAATAATGACCGCCTTTATGAATAAATTCGGACTTGCGACTTATTGCCCGGGACTTGACAGTCATGGAAATTCCTATTCCGGAATGAGATTTTTAAATTCCGTTTCTGACGATCTGAATTTAAAAATATATTAA
- a CDS encoding TrmH family RNA methyltransferase (tRNA(Leu) C34 or U34 (ribose-2'-O)-methylase TrmL, contains SPOUT domain [Translation, ribosomal structure and biogenesis]; High confidence in function and specificity), which produces MIDILNIVLYEPEIPQNTGTISRTCVLTNSALHLIKPLGFSIRDKFLKRAGLDYWKYLDLTLYENYEDFLDKNKGANIYYSTTKTHNIYSEVKFKDGDFIMFGPETRGIPEDILDKNSKNCIRIPMIKKLKRSLNLSNSANIILYEALRQLNFYDLI; this is translated from the coding sequence TTGATTGACATATTAAATATAGTCTTATACGAACCGGAAATACCTCAAAACACAGGCACTATTTCAAGAACTTGCGTACTTACAAACTCAGCACTGCACTTGATTAAACCTTTGGGATTCAGCATTAGAGATAAATTTTTAAAAAGAGCGGGTCTTGATTATTGGAAATATTTGGATTTAACTCTATATGAAAACTATGAAGATTTTTTAGATAAGAATAAGGGAGCCAACATCTATTATTCCACGACAAAAACCCATAATATATACAGCGAAGTAAAATTTAAAGACGGCGATTTTATAATGTTCGGACCCGAAACCAGGGGAATACCTGAGGATATTTTAGATAAAAATTCTAAAAACTGCATAAGAATACCTATGATTAAAAAATTAAAAAGATCTTTAAATCTGTCCAATTCTGCAAATATCATTTTGTATGAAGCCCTTAGACAACTTAATTTTTATGATTTAATCTAA
- the bdhA gene encoding NADH-dependent butanol dehydrogenase A (Alcohol dehydrogenases (ADH) are a group of dehydrogenase enzymes that occur in many organisms and facilitate the interconversion between alcohols and aldehydes or ketones with the reduction of nicotinamide adenine dinucleotide (NAD+ to NADH); High confidence in function and specificity) yields the protein MQDFIYEVGTKILFGKNQMSKLPREILKYGSRVLMVYGGGSIKRTGIYDMVTKLLKDNDIYFKELGGVEPNPRVETAVEGVKIIREENLDFILAVGGGSTIDCSKLMSASVFLDEDPWNVVIRKVKPEKALPIGTILTLSATGSEMDATSVITNLSTKQKLGWGSPLVLPKFSFLNPQFTFSVPKKHTAAGTADIMSHTMENYFSVDNSAYLQDRFSEGLLKTCIKYGKIAYNEPENYEARANLMWANSWAINGLLNTGKTQEWSVHAMEHELSAHNDLTHGWGLAILTPNWLKYCLNDETVDKICDFGRNVFDLEDREDKFELAKEAINKLREFFTSIEIPKTLREVGFKEEDLPEIAHACIKNHKGAIKGFITLEEQDILEIYKMSL from the coding sequence ATGCAAGATTTTATTTATGAAGTTGGTACAAAAATACTTTTTGGAAAGAATCAAATGAGCAAATTGCCAAGGGAAATACTGAAGTACGGCAGCAGAGTTCTCATGGTCTACGGTGGAGGAAGCATAAAGAGAACGGGAATTTATGACATGGTAACAAAACTGTTAAAGGATAACGATATATACTTTAAGGAACTTGGTGGAGTAGAGCCGAATCCAAGAGTTGAAACAGCAGTTGAAGGTGTAAAAATCATCAGAGAGGAAAACTTGGACTTCATACTTGCGGTAGGTGGCGGATCTACAATAGATTGCTCCAAATTGATGTCGGCATCGGTATTTTTAGATGAAGATCCTTGGAATGTGGTAATAAGAAAAGTAAAACCCGAAAAGGCACTACCTATTGGAACAATACTCACACTTTCAGCAACGGGCTCAGAAATGGATGCAACTTCAGTTATAACAAACTTGAGCACAAAACAAAAATTAGGATGGGGAAGTCCTTTAGTACTTCCGAAATTTTCCTTTTTAAACCCGCAGTTCACTTTTTCAGTTCCAAAAAAACACACTGCTGCAGGCACAGCGGACATAATGAGTCATACTATGGAAAATTATTTCTCCGTGGATAACAGCGCTTACTTGCAAGACAGATTTTCTGAAGGTCTTTTGAAAACCTGCATAAAATATGGAAAAATTGCCTACAATGAACCGGAAAACTATGAAGCAAGAGCAAATTTGATGTGGGCTAATTCCTGGGCTATAAACGGTCTTTTAAACACGGGAAAAACACAGGAATGGTCAGTTCATGCAATGGAACACGAACTTTCCGCACACAACGACTTGACTCACGGTTGGGGACTTGCAATACTCACGCCCAATTGGTTGAAATATTGTTTAAATGATGAAACAGTGGATAAAATTTGCGATTTTGGTAGAAATGTCTTTGACTTGGAAGACAGAGAAGATAAATTTGAACTGGCAAAGGAAGCAATAAATAAATTAAGAGAATTCTTCACATCTATCGAAATACCGAAGACTCTAAGAGAAGTCGGCTTTAAGGAAGAAGACTTGCCTGAGATAGCGCATGCATGTATAAAAAATCACAAGGGAGCAATAAAAGGATTTATAACTCTTGAGGAACAGGATATTCTGGAAATATATAAGATGAGCCTATGA
- a CDS encoding Protein of unknown function (Family of uncharacterized bacterial proteins; Family membership), with the protein MQKILVSSCLLGDNCRYDGKNNLIEDIAVLKDKYKIVKFCPEEAGGLKTPRSPSEIQGEKIVNAEGEDVTEYFKRGAELALKKCMEENIKIAILKERSPSCGSDFVYDGTFSGQMVGSMGVTAQLLKNNGIWVLNEYNYKEVL; encoded by the coding sequence GTGCAAAAGATTTTAGTAAGCTCCTGTTTATTGGGGGACAATTGCAGATATGATGGAAAAAATAATTTAATAGAGGATATTGCTGTTTTAAAAGATAAGTATAAAATAGTTAAATTCTGTCCCGAAGAGGCGGGAGGTCTTAAAACACCAAGAAGCCCCTCAGAAATTCAAGGTGAAAAAATTGTAAATGCAGAGGGAGAAGATGTAACGGAATATTTTAAAAGGGGCGCAGAATTAGCACTTAAAAAATGCATGGAAGAAAATATTAAAATTGCTATTTTAAAAGAGAGATCACCCAGCTGCGGAAGCGATTTTGTATATGATGGAACTTTTAGCGGACAGATGGTAGGAAGTATGGGTGTTACAGCACAACTTTTAAAAAACAATGGAATTTGGGTATTAAATGAATATAATTACAAAGAGGTATTATAA
- a CDS encoding hypothetical protein (High confidence in function and specificity), protein MELNELQKNMLNGAYGKGKSMAMEILVAIGNSFKAKKLVPIDRAHVSLSAQKADRWFAEKMAAAGATCAVKPTVNPGYSLCYFKNKDMLSKEAENNMMRVEKAYKQLGAILTYSCTPYDFINTPNFGDICSFSETSVTIYANSAVGARTNRESSFSALCSAITGFTPEYGYLFSENRHGDILVHVESDLEDEFDFSMLGMMGKKIGPGNPIFKNISKMKK, encoded by the coding sequence TTGGAACTAAATGAACTCCAAAAAAATATGTTAAATGGAGCTTATGGTAAAGGCAAATCCATGGCTATGGAAATACTTGTCGCAATCGGAAACAGTTTTAAGGCTAAAAAACTCGTTCCCATAGATAGGGCTCATGTATCATTAAGCGCACAAAAAGCCGATAGGTGGTTTGCTGAAAAAATGGCTGCAGCCGGAGCCACTTGTGCAGTAAAACCCACTGTAAATCCGGGGTATTCTCTTTGTTATTTTAAAAATAAAGATATGTTGAGTAAAGAAGCGGAAAATAACATGATGCGAGTTGAAAAAGCATACAAACAATTAGGCGCAATTCTCACCTATTCCTGTACTCCCTATGATTTTATAAATACTCCCAATTTTGGAGATATATGCTCCTTTTCAGAAACAAGCGTTACAATTTATGCAAATTCAGCAGTAGGAGCAAGAACCAACAGAGAAAGTTCCTTCAGCGCCCTTTGCTCGGCAATTACCGGCTTTACTCCGGAATATGGATATTTATTCTCTGAAAACAGACATGGAGATATACTTGTACATGTGGAATCAGACCTTGAAGATGAATTTGACTTTTCCATGCTGGGAATGATGGGCAAAAAAATAGGTCCGGGAAATCCGATATTTAAAAATATATCTAAAATGAAAAAGTAA